The DNA window GAAATTTCAGGTGAAAGGGGCAATGAGCAAACCAGCTTGACTGCGTGAAATCGTTAATCAAACAATATGAGAAAACTGAATAGGTTGGCTTGAATTGAATAATTTGGTATTTCAGGAAGGATTCTAACTGCTAATAGGGGGAATATGACTCTAATTCTTGCACCTAGAACACAGAGTATAAGTCTTACCCAGATCTTGAAATTTTGCTTGATCGTGGCCAAGGAGTCCTTTGTTACTTAAATTAACTGTTGAAGAACAATAAATCTACAGCAGTCTAAACAAATGTGAAAGATTTGACATTGTGGATTTCGAATTATCTAGACAAACTGAAAAAGGTAGAGCCTATTGATGGTATTATCATGATCAGATGTACCTTTCCTGACTTTGACACTAACAGTTTTAACATACATCTGTTCTACCAATATTGGTAACATCCGTGACATTCAATCCAAACGCATCCCAGTTGAGATGTTTAATATCAggtaaaagaattttttttttcagtgtgGACTGAGACTGATGTGGAACGGTCCGGGCCGAGACCGCAACCGCGACCGCAACTTTGAACTGTGGATAGAAATCTTGATGGTTCATGTACCTAGTTTAGTTACAATGAAGATATTTTATCAGAAGAAATTGGAATCTAACTTATCAGTCAAACAACAATTATTGCATGGCGGCTTTCAATGCCAACATGGCATTTTCTGCCATAATCTGAGGTAATAATACAGTAGCTTGCCGGTAGACTGCTCATTTACTTTCCTTTTAGCTTAGTTTTTAATTTTGCAACTAAAGATTATTATATTAAATGCCAGTGGAATTTCAGTATCTGGTGAACGTGGAGGAAACGTCTGAATAACTGTCTTGACTTCCCTAGAAGCATGGTTCAAAGAATTCCATTCCAAGTCTACATTGACCACGGAAAATGGACAACTTGGAACAGGAAATTTGAATTCCAGGCTAATAGAGCGTGCATAAATATGAAGGAAATGGTGCAATGATCAAGAGAGTTAagataaacccttttaaagtgAAAAGGGAAACCAATAAAAAGTAGTTGGATATTTCAATTTACTACCAAATTAACCAATGGAAGCTGCATTTCAAGCTGGAATTGCACAAGCTTCCTTGCAAGTTCTCCTTGAGAGGATTACCGACTTTGCTGTGAAAGAAACAAGCCTGATTCTGGGAGTTGATGATGAGATCAGAAGGCTGCAGAGAACACTCCAGAGGATTAGAGCTATTCTGGATATTGTGGGGAACAATCAGCAAAGCCTGCTGAAGCACAGCAGCACTGAAGCATGGAAGATGTGGGCTGCTGATTTGGAGAAGCATTCATACAGTGCTGAGGACCTACTTGATGAAATTTCGCTGGATCTTTTGCAGGTCGGTGCTGATTATTTGAATGAAGCTAATGAAAGCTATCAGGTGCGTAACATGCTTTTGTCATCTTTTAAATTGTCAATGCCCCATGAGATTGGAAAGATAAGGAAAGAACTGGAAGATATTGCTACTGAAATGGATAGTCTTGTCTTGACTAAAATGTCTGAACTAGGGTCATATAAATTACCAGCTAAATCATGCCTTACGAGCAATTTTTTTGCCAAAAGCACTAGTTCACTGGTGGATGAAGGGTTTGTAGTTGGCAGAGAAAAGGACAAAGATGAGATCGTCAAGATGCTGTTGACAGCAAATGCCAATAGGAGCAATGTCTCTGTGATTCCTTTAGTTGGTATGGGGGGTATTGGCAAGACAACCCTTGCACAAATTGTCTACAATGACAATCAAGTAGTAAAGAACTTTGACTTGAGAGTGTGGATTTCAGTGTCTGTAAATTTTGATGTTATCGGGATCACCAAGTCAATTATTGAATCCCTGACAGGTAAAAAATGTAAGTTGTCAGACCTAGATCCCATTCAGTGTAAGCTTCAGAGTTTACTCTCCGGAAGGAagtttcttctagtgctagatGACTACTGGACTGAGAAGTATGGGGATTGGGATTCTTTGACTTGCCCTTTTAGAGTTGGACTTAGAGGGAGCAAAGTTGTAGTAACCACTAGGAGTTCAGTAGTGGCATCAATTCTTGGTACATTTCCAGCATATCATCTGAAAGTTTTGAATGATAAGGACTGCTGGGAATTGATGAAACAAAGGGCGTTTGCAAATAAGGATCCTGAGGAGAATATGAATATGGAAGAAATGGGGAGAAAAATAGCAAAGAAATGCAGAGGCTTGCCTTTAGCAGCCCAAAGTCTTGGGGGCATGCTTCATTTTCAATTCGATGAGGAGGAGTGGGAATGCATCTTAAATAGTGAGCTATGGGACTTGCCACAAGAGAAAAATGATATCTTTTCATCATTACTGATTAGCTatcattttcttccttctcattTGAAAAAATGTTTTGCATATTGCTCCATATTTCCAAGGAATCATGAGTTTGAAAGGGACAAGTTAGTCCTGCTATGGATGGCAGAAGGGTTCATCCAACCTAGAGGAGGAAAGCGACTGGAAGATGTTGGTAGTGATTATTTCAATGAACTGATTTGGAGGTCATTTTTACAATTTTCACATGTCAATCTGTACAACCAATCAATGTACAAAATGCATGACCTTGTTCACGGTATGGCGAGGTTAATTTCTGCTAATACGTGCTTTTGCTTGGCGGAGGACATATCGTATTGGCATCCAGCATTGGCCAATGCTCGTCATATGTCTCTGGGTCATGCAAATCTGCAACAGATAGTGTCAAAGCCCTCCACTTGGTGTAAGAACTTGCGTACATTGTTGCTAATGCCCAGAAACAGCAAAAGCACTGTGCAGCTTTCTTATGAGCTATTTTTGAAACTACGCTTCCTAAGAGCGTTGGACTTGTGTTGCATGGACATCTATGAGATTCCTGATTCAATTGAATACTTGAAACATCTTCGCTTTCTTAACCTCTCCGAGAATCACATCCAAAACTTACCTGAATCCATCACAAACATCCTTGGTTTACAAACCCTCGTGCTAAAAAATTGTTTTGAGTTCCTTGAACTTCCAGCAAACTTGAAGAAGCTTACTAACCTACGACATCTTGACCTGGATATAAAGCATCAGTTGAACTACATGCCATCAGATCTTGGAAATTTAGTCAATCTTCAAACCATGAATGCATTCATCGTTGGAAAAGGTAAAGGATGTGGTATAGGACAGTTGGGTAATATGAGATTCCTCAGGGGATCAATTTGCATTACGAATCTGGAAAATGTGCTCAGTGTGATGGAGGCAAACGAGGCAAATTTATGCATGAAGCCATTCCTAGAAAGTCTTCAGTTGGAATGGAATTATTCTGGTGATCGAATAGATCAACAAGAAGTACTTGCTGGCCTTCAACC is part of the Coffea eugenioides isolate CCC68of chromosome 6, Ceug_1.0, whole genome shotgun sequence genome and encodes:
- the LOC113775717 gene encoding putative disease resistance RPP13-like protein 1, which gives rise to MGGIGKTTLAQIVYNDNQVVKNFDLRVWISVSVNFDVIGITKSIIESLTGKKCKLSDLDPIQCKLQSLLSGRKFLLVLDDYWTEKYGDWDSLTCPFRVGLRGSKVVVTTRSSVVASILGTFPAYHLKVLNDKDCWELMKQRAFANKDPEENMNMEEMGRKIAKKCRGLPLAAQSLGGMLHFQFDEEEWECILNSELWDLPQEKNDIFSSLLISYHFLPSHLKKCFAYCSIFPRNHEFERDKLVLLWMAEGFIQPRGGKRLEDVGSDYFNELIWRSFLQFSHVNLYNQSMYKMHDLVHGMARLISANTCFCLAEDISYWHPALANARHMSLGHANLQQIVSKPSTWCKNLRTLLLMPRNSKSTVQLSYELFLKLRFLRALDLCCMDIYEIPDSIEYLKHLRFLNLSENHIQNLPESITNILGLQTLVLKNCFEFLELPANLKKLTNLRHLDLDIKHQLNYMPSDLGNLVNLQTMNAFIVGKGKGCGIGQLGNMRFLRGSICITNLENVLSVMEANEANLCMKPFLESLQLEWNYSGDRIDQQEVLAGLQPHPNLKELAITNYGGFMFPSWLGGPLLKLRTIHIRSCQYCSVLPSLGQLPLLKHLCIENLSSLASIDDHFCGFGPTKGFPSLELLIFQNMPNLMEWKGLDGHDMPLLRELTFINCPRLTSLPSLHNLSFLHNLNISHCPKLQALPEQGLPVSLQILIILESAIIKERCRVEEGEDWYKIKRIPKIEIDYVQIPMVA